The following is a genomic window from Miltoncostaea oceani.
GGGTTCCCGCACCAGAGTACGGCCTTCTCGGGCGCAGCCCACCGTCGCTCTTGCCTTCGTCCGTCGGCCTCGGGTCCGGCACCTGCCTGCGATGTCGGTGAATCGGAAGGTTCTCGGCGACGACCGCGTTCACTGGTGACGCGGTTCCTGCGAGACCGGAGAGCGACCCGAGCCAGCGTCTGGGCCCGGGTGGCTGGCGGACCGAGCGCCGGCGGGTTCAGGCCCGCGATGTGCCGTTGCCGCCTTGTCATCGTCGGCGTCGGACAATCTAAGGAGCCGCCAGAGGCGACGGCTGACACGAGTCCTCCAGTACAGGGGATGCCCCAGGGGCAGGACCTGAGGACGCGCCGAGCTCGACCACGCGGGCCTCGCCCGGCGGGCACTGCGAGGTGGGGACCGACACGCCCCTCGAGTCGATGCCGACCGTCGCCCCCGGCCCCGCAGGAGTTGACGCTTCGGTTCGGGCACATCCACCGATGCCGAGACCGAGAACGGCGAGGCACGCCGCAAGCCACAGGGCGCGCTGCTGTGTCAATACATCTCTCGCTCGCATGCAGTTCCTTCCTGACGCGGTGCGGCTTTCGATCCCAGCGGAACACACGCCAGGCGCGCCGGCCCTGCTTGCTGCGCCCGGCGCGCCTAGACGACTTTCGGTGGAGCGTGTCTGCGGTCGTGTAGCGGGTGGACCCTTTCAGTAGGCGGTCCACCCGGCCTGCGGATCCGGACCCGGATCCGGCAGGGCCCACAGCACCGTCGCCCGGCCCGCGGCAGCGATGACCGGCGCCGCATCGACCTCGACGCGCGTGAGGCGGATGCCCACCGCTCGCCACTCGCAGACGAACGCCATAGGTCCCGGGGGCGGAAGCGGCCAGACCCAGAAGCCCACCTGGGACGCATGCCTCCCGCCCCCGCCTCCTCCACGCGGCACGAGCCTGGGCGAGGCGGAGGCGGGGCGGCTGGGATCCACCGTCTCGGGGCTCCCAGCCTCGCCGAGGCTGGTGGCCTTGCGCCCGTCCGAGAACTGGACGCCGAAGCGGAATCCCTCCTCATCCCGTGATTCGCCCGGATAGGCGGGCGGAAACGGCTTCCCCCACTCAGTGCCGGGGAACGCGCCGAAGCGCCGCCGGAAGTCCAGGACGAACGAGACCCCGTTCGGCTCGGCCACGACGCTGCTCAGCCCGACCCCGACGTCCTCGGTCCGGGCGAGCACGAGGGAGAGGTCGACGGCAGCCCCGAGGACGTTCTCGGCGGGGCCGATCCAGGGCGGCTGGGGAGGCTCGGGCGGTTGGGGCGCTAGGGGAGGGAGAGGCTCGAAGAAGGGCATGGTGCGATCCTCCCACCCTGCGGGGACGCAGGCACGTGCGGGCTCCTGTGGCGGCGTCAGACGTGTCGTCAGCACCGCACGGTTTCAGAGGTGGCGCGCCTCCGATGGGGCCGCGGGTCGTCAGGGAAGCGAGAAGCGGCCCCTCAGCGTCGCGAGGACCTGGCCACTCTCGCCCAGCGCCTCCGCCGTCGTCGTGGTGCGCGGCGGAGCGCCCCGAGATCTACGGGGCCCGAGGACCAGCGCCCACCCGTTGGCCGCTGCGGCCTCCCGCACCATGCCGGAGGATGAGGTGAAGCGCAGAGTCCGGGTGGCCGTGGGAACGGCGAAGGGCTGGAACCCGGCGGATCCACCGCAGTCCTGAATGCCCTTCGTGCGGGGGCAGCCGAAACCGAAGGCGTCGTCAGGCCGCGGGCCCGCGACGACCGCGCGCGGGGCGCCCGTGACGAGCAGGTAGTTCCAGACCGACCACCGGCCATCCGGCCCGTCGGCCTCCAGCGCACGGCGCAGAGTCGACGGGTCGCCGCGCTCGCTACCCGGAAGCGACAGCATGCGACGGACCTGCGCGGGAACGGGCTCCACCACCTCGCCGAGGACGACCGGTGACGGGCCGATGCGGTAGGTGTCGGCGACCCACACGATCGCCGGGATGGGCCCGTTGCGCGCAACGTCGGTTCCAACGGGACTTCTCACGCCAAAGCCCCCGGTCCCGCTCTGAAAGGAGCCGAACTCGAGCGCCGGTGAGCCTGGCCGGGTATCGAGTCGGCCGGTGGCATCGGCGGTCGTCATCTGCCAGATGTCCCCGTTCGTGCTGAGCGCGATCCGCTGGGGCTGACCAGACGACGCCGCGCGCGCCGACACCTGGCGCAGGAGGTCGTCCCACGTCCGGCGTCCCTCGACGCTCAACACGATCGGCGTCGTGATCGGCCGGCCGGGCAGCGTGTCGTCCGAGGTCGACTTGCCGGTGCCGGTCACCTGGAGTGGCGAGACCGCCGGGCGGTCGCGGACGACGAAAAACTGGGTCGAGCGGAGCCGCTCGGCATCACCACGGGCGTTGCGCACGTACTGGCGGCGCAGGATCGCGAAGCCCTCGGGGAGCTCCAGGATCTGCGATCCCGGCGGCAGCGTTCTCGTGATCCGGCGCAGATCCGCGGCCGTCGGCGCAGGGCCGCGGACGAGGCGCCCGTTGCGGAAGAGATAGGCGACCCGCGCCGGAGCGCCGGGCGCGAGCTCGCGTGCCCGCAGCACTGCCTTGTGAAAGGAGCTGAACGTCCCCACGAGGACCTCATCGAGGTCGTAGACGGCGATCGCCGAGCCCGCCACGATCTCCGAGAGGGTGATCGGCTCGCGGGTGCCGGTGAGGGTGACGCGGGCGCGATCGCGCTCGACTCGCTCAACCGTCGCGCTCACGCCCTTCTGGGCACGCGCACGGGCGTGGATCACCCGCTCCATCTGGGCGTACGCCTCGTCGTCGGTCACGCCGGCCGCAGGCCGGAAGACGATGATGGCGCCGATTCCCGGTCGGCCCGCGGTGGCGGAAGGGGCCGACGGGGCGGGGTCGTCTGCGGCGCCAGTGTCGGCGGGTCGATCGCTCGGTGTCGCGATGATCAGGGCGGCGAGGAGGGCGCCGGTCGCGGCGACTCCCACGATCGCACTGATGGCGCCGATCGGGCGACGCGCTGAGCTGACCGCCCGTCGTGTCCAGATCGACGCCGAGGACCCGCCCGGGGTACCGCGGGCGGCCGAGCGGGCGCCGGCCGCGTCATGAACCGGCGGCCGTGAGCTCAACGCGGTCAGCGCCGCGCGCGTTGCACGATCCCGGGCCTGCGAGGTCGCGCGGACCCGCGGCTCGGAGTCGCGGATGTCGTCAATGAGATCGCTCACGTCACCACTCCCAACCGGTCGCGGAGGTCTGTCATCGCGCGAGCGAGCCGCGATTGGGCGGTGCCGATCGGGACCCCGATGAGCTCGGCCGACTCGGCGAGGCTGTAGCCGAGCCAGTGGTGGAGCACCACGATCGTGCGCCGGTCGGCGTCCAGGCCACGGATCGCCGCAGCGACCTCGGCCTTGCGTGAGGACTCCTCCCAGTCGGCTGCCAGCTCGTCCTGATCGAGATCGACCTCCCGCGCGCGTCGCCGTTTCGTCTTGCGCAGATGGTCGAGGCCCTGATTCACGGCGATCCGCCGAAGCCACGCGCCGAACTCGCCCTCTCCCGACCACGCCGACAGCGAGCAGAACGCCCGCTCGAAGGACGCTTGGGCGACATCGTCGGCCGCAGGGCGATGAGCGGTGATCCCGAACGCGACCCGCCAGACCGCGTCGAAATGCCGCGCGACGAGCGCCTCACCCGCGCCGGCGTCTCCGGCCAGGGCGCGCTGAACCAGTGTGGAGTCGTCATCGGTCACGTCACTGAGTCTGACGTCGGTGGGGTGCCCTCTTGTCCCGGCGGATCGCAAGTAGCAGCGACTCAGGAAGGGGCGCAGTCCCCGCCCGGCGTTGCTGGTCGCATCAGAAGCCGGGCTGCGGAAGGGGCACGGTCCGCTCCGTGAGCACGTCATCCGCAGCATCCCGGAAGGTGAGCACGATCGTCTTCGGCCGAGCCGCGGTCAGCGTTTCCACCGGAATGCTGATGAGCATGTAGCCGCCACCTCGCGTGGCCCGGACCCCGGGAAGGCTCGCCTCCACCGCTGCGACCTCATCGGTCGTCCGAACGACGATCCGCGTGGGGTGCGTGGCGCGGCGGCCGTCGGATGCGCCATAGCTGCCGCAGATCGCGACAGGGTCCGGCACCTTACAATCGAAGGTTGTCGAGCCGACGAAGCCGCTGTCGGGTCGTGCATCGATCACGACGCTCGTCGGCCCGGACGGACCCCCGCGCTCACCGGTGAGCACGAGTTCCGCCTCGGGATCCTCGAGCGAGAAGCCGGGAAGAGCTCCTCTCACGGCCGCCGCGCCGGCTCCGGCGAGGGTGACGGCCACGACGGCGATGAGAAGCCCCCGTCGCCGCGGGGCGCGTCTCCTTCGGTTCACGTGCGCCGGGGAGTCGGCACGGTCTCCAGCAGTGGCCCGGAGCGTCTCGACGAGGCGCTCGTCGAACACCGGTGGCGTCTGCACCTCCGGGATACCAGGGGGCAGTGTCATCGTTTGGCGCTCCTGGTTGTGCTGACGGCGGGCGCGACGACGAGCTCATCGGCCGCGGCTCGCGCGAGCTTGCGTCGCGCCCGCGACAGGCGCATCCGGGCGGCGGCCGGTGCGATGCCGAGCACATGAGCCGCCTCCCGCGGCGTCAGGCCATCGGTCCCGACCAGCATCAGCAGCTCGCGCTCGGACCTTGGAAGATCGGCGATCGGTCCGGCCAGGCGGCGAGCGAGCCGGGACGCGTCGATCTGATCGTCGATGAGCTGGCGGTCGTCGTCGGAGAGGAGATCGCGCCCACGGAGGGCGGCGAGTCCGCGCGCCTCCCGCACGCTGCGCCGGCGTCGAGACGACAGCTCGTGGTGGGCGATGCCGATCAGCCAGGCGACAGCGGATCCCTTGCGTGGGTCGAACCGGTGAGCGGATTCCAGCGCCGCGAGGAAGGCGGCGGCGACGATGCCGGCCGCCTCGTCGGCGTTGCGGCATCGTGCGATTGCGTATCGCCAAACGCTGGTGGCGTGACGCCGATAGAGGGCTTCGATCGCGTCGGCGTCGAGCCCGCCCGAGATAGTTCGTGTTGAGGCGGCCCGCGTCATCGCCCGATGATTGGTCTGGGGCGGCTCGAGCGCAACGTCGGGTCGTGGCTCTTGCACTCCTGCCGCCTGGGCAGCCCGAGGGCCCAACTCCCACGCCTGCCGGCGCCGAAACGGCATGCTCCAGTGGCAACTGATTCAGGCTCGAGTCGACGAGCGCGTTGCCCGCATACACCCGGGTGGCGGCCGAGGGTGCAGCTCTCCGGCGTCCAGTCGGCCTTGGGGTTCCGTGGGAAGAGCATCCTGACCCCTGACGGAACGGTTGGCTTCTCAGCGGTGGAGGACCGAACCCTCAACCCCAGCCCGGTGAGAGTCGCACCCGCATAGCCGCACTGGAGGTGGAGCCCGCTTCATACGTCACGAGGATGAGGATCTTCGCGGTGACCGGAGGATCACCGGTCCATGTCGTCCCGCCGTTCTGCGCCGGGATCCGCAGCGGACCGTCGATGAGTCCCGCGGGCTGGAGGAAGCCCGCGAACCTCCTGCGGCGACCGTCCTTCAGGGGTCCGCTCCAGCGCGGATCACCGAGCACCACGCGACGGCCCGCGATCTTGGCGACGACCCGGAGGGCGGGCTTGCGCAACCAGATCATGAGGCCGACCCGGTCGCACGCGAACGAGCTCGCGGGTGAGCAGACGACGCCCAGATAGGGAGGGCGGGTTTGCAGCAGTCGGGCCTGCGAGCCGAACGGCTCGACCTTCACCGGAGGGAGTGGGCCGCCGATCTCCACCGGTATCGACTCGCGCCAGGCGGTGACCACGCCGTCGCTCGTTCGGTAGTCGATCACAGCCCGCCTGGTCAGGGGATCGAGGGCGGCGTGGAAGACGTTCCCGACGACCGGGAGCACCCGCCCGTTCACCGATACCTCGACGATCGCGTCGGGAACGAGCCCGTAGACGATGTGCGCGTTGTCGAGCACCTCCCCACCGGCGAGCGACACACGCGGCTGCCCGGGCGGTCCACATCCCGACGAGCCACCTCCGCGGCTGCCCAGGACGCGCGTGCAGATCGCCCCCGCCGACGTCTTTGCGAGGATGTAGCGATTGCCGGCCTCCGAGTCGGCCAGGCGGACCGTGTCCGGGACGACGCGCTCGGGGTACTGACCGTCGACAAGCGACGCTTCATCCCCGGTCTGGGCTCGATCGAAGATGCCGTAATGGATCGAGGGCGGGGCGACGCTCGCCGTGGGCGAGTCCTCCCCTCCGTGTACGAAGAGGAGCAGCCCCGCCACTAGCGCCACGAGTGCACCTGCTCCGGCGACGCTCATTGTGCGACGCGTCAGGCCCGCGACGCGACGCCGCCGTGTCGTCGCACGCACGGGCGCCTCGGACAGGATGCGAGCGAGCGTCTGGCGCGCAGCGGACGACTCCCCGGCGCCGGAAAGAGCCTCCGCCGACACCGGGTCGGCCTGGCGGAGCGCGCGGTCGGCTCGCTCGAGATCCGCGGTCCGCCTCATCGGGTCCCCTCCTGGTCTGGCGTGGTGATCGGCCCCGTGGGCTCCGGGATCGCCCGGTCCGGGCCGAGAGCAGCGGCGAACCGGCGCCGGGCGCGGTGAAGGCGGACGCGGAACGCGGTCTCGGTGCACCCGCACACCGCGGCCGCCTCGGCGCGCCCGAGCCCATCCCATGCCGTCAGGAGGAGGGCCTCGCGCTCCCGCGCCGTCAAGCGCGTGAGGGCGCTGCGGACCGCGTCGCCAG
Proteins encoded in this region:
- a CDS encoding RNA polymerase sigma factor yields the protein MTDDDSTLVQRALAGDAGAGEALVARHFDAVWRVAFGITAHRPAADDVAQASFERAFCSLSAWSGEGEFGAWLRRIAVNQGLDHLRKTKRRRAREVDLDQDELAADWEESSRKAEVAAAIRGLDADRRTIVVLHHWLGYSLAESAELIGVPIGTAQSRLARAMTDLRDRLGVVT
- a CDS encoding RNA polymerase sigma factor codes for the protein MTRAASTRTISGGLDADAIEALYRRHATSVWRYAIARCRNADEAAGIVAAAFLAALESAHRFDPRKGSAVAWLIGIAHHELSSRRRRSVREARGLAALRGRDLLSDDDRQLIDDQIDASRLARRLAGPIADLPRSERELLMLVGTDGLTPREAAHVLGIAPAAARMRLSRARRKLARAAADELVVAPAVSTTRSAKR